AAGTAAACGAATTATATATTCTTTTATTAAAATGATTGATATATTCATTAATTATTTAAAGTTATCAGTTCCATTAGAAACATTTCTTCCATTTTCAAAGTTAATTTTTGCTTGATACTCAATCAAATAGTAAACTTTATATAGTTTAATGTTTAACTTTAACTTGACATACTTTGTAGAATGACTAAAATAAGCTGAGTCCATAAATCTAATTTTTTAACCCCCTTCAATACTAAGTCATTCTGTCGGACTCAGCTTCAATTTTATACTAATTAATTTCTATTAAAATTATCAATTAAGCTTTTTAAGAGATATTATTTAATTATTAGTAATTTAAAACCTTTTTTTAGATGGATTTTTTCTAAACAGAAAGAAAAGTATGCTCTAATGTTATCTATTGTAATAATCAATACAAAACTTTATATGCCTAAACTTTTACATTAAACATTAATTTTATAGTTTGGGTGAAAAGATATGCGAGCTTTGTTTAAAAAAAAAGACATAAAGGAATGTTTGCACTGTGAAAATACAGAGCAAAAACTTAAAAGATCATTAGGACCATTTCATTTAATAATAATGGGAATAGGGGCTATAATAGGAGCAGGAATATTTATTGTAACAGGAATAGCCTCAGCAACATCTGGGCCTTCATTAATAATTTCTTTTATCATTGCTGCTTTAGCATGTGGGCTTACAGCTCTTTGTTATGCTGAAATGGCATCTATAATTAGTGTAACTGGAGGAATATATACTTATACTCAGGTTACGATTGGTGAAATAGGGGCCTGGATAATAGGATGGGTTGGAATACTCCAATATGTTATTGCCGGTTCATCTGTAGCTATTGGATGGTCTTCATATGTAGTAGGATTTTTAGCATCCATGGGTATTGTAATCCCCACAATGTTAACTTCTTCCCCCCTATCTGGAAATGGGATAATTAATTTACCTGCATTTTTAATAATTATTGCATTAAGCGCAGTATTAATAAAAGGAACTCAAGAAAGTGCACGACTCAATGCATTTTTCGTTTTCATAAAACTAGCAGTTATTCTATTATTCATAGTAGTGGGTTTTAATTTTATAAACCCTGCCAATTATCACCCTTTCGCTCCTCATGGAATTCCCGGAATATTTCAGGGGGCGGCCATGGTATTTTTTGCATATATAGGATTTGATACTGTAGCATCAGCAGCAGAAGAAACAAAAAACCCCCAGCGGGCACTACCCATAGGAATAATCGGATCATTAGCAATTTGTTCTTTAATTTATATCGTGGTTGCTGGAGTAATGAATGGGATGGTAAATTTTAGTATGTTTGCCCATAGCGAAGCACCAGTAATGATGGCTCTACAAAGTGTAGGGGCTAACTGGGTAACAACTATTGTAACTGTCGGGGCCATTGCCGGATTAACTACTGTTATTCTAGTTAATTTATTCGTGGTACCTCGTTTAATTTTTGCAATGTCCCGTGATGAATTACTCCCTAACCGATTAACCAAGGTGCACAGTAAATTCAAATCACCTGCCATAAGCATAATTATAATTGGAATCATATCTGCATTTGTATCTGGATTCTTTCCACTCGGAGATATATTTGAATTGGTAAATATAGCTGCACTTTCTGCATTTATATTTTTAGCTATATCAGTTCTGTATCTACGAAAAAGTCACCCAGATTTACCTAGAAAATTCAGATGTCCTCTGGTTCCAGCTATACCTATAGCATCTATTATTGCTTGTGTTGCTTTAATCAGCCAGCTCACCATTTTAACCATTGAACTCTTTGCAATATGGTTAATACTAGGGTTAGTAGTTTATTTTGTCTATAGAAACTATAAACACTCTAAAAAACAGGGAGAATCTGAGGCAGAATTTGATGAACTGGATGACGCTGTGGTTATTAGCGCAGTTATCCCTGAGAATGATTCTGCAAAATAATTATTAATTGGTGAAACTGTGAAAAGAATTTTTTCTAAAAAGCCAATTAATGATTTATATATTAATAAGGACCATAACAATTCCCTTAAAAGAACCATAGGTCCTGTGAATTTAATTATCATGGGGCTAGGTTGTATAATCGGGGCCGGGATATTCATTGTTACTGGAGTTGCTTCTGCCCAATCTTCAGGCCCCGCATTGGTTTTATCTTTTATATTATCTGCAACAGCCTGTATTTTTACAGCTCTTTGTTATGCAGAGTTTGCATCTATGATACCCGTATCTGGAAGCGTTTATACATATACTTATGTTGCTATGGGGGAAATTTGGGCTTGGATGATTGGCTGGGTCTTAATGTATGAATACTTGATATCAGCATCTGCTGTAGCAGTAGGCTGGTCTTCTTATGTGGTAGGCCTACTTAGTTCAACAGGAATCATTTTACCTCAAATTATAAGTGCGCCGCCAGGAACAGGTCTTATTAATCTTCCTGCACTTTTTATAATTTTACTATTAACTGGAATATTAATTTTAGGGGTAAAGGAAAGTACCCGTTTTAATGCTATTGTTGTTTTAATTAATGTATCAATTATATTACTCTTTATTTTTGTAGGTTTAGGGCATATCAACCCTGCTAATTACCATCCATTTATGCCTTTCGGATTTTCAGGAGTACTGCAAGGTGCAGCCATGGTATTTTTTGCATATATCGGATTTGATGCCGTTTCCACTGCCGCAGAAGAAACTAAAAACCCTCAAAGGACCATGCCCATAGGAATAATCGGATCTTTAATTATCAGTTCTATATTGTATATTGCGGTGGCTGCTGTTTTAAATGGTATAGTTCCCTATAACTTGTTAGATACTCCAGCTCCAGTCACCTTTGCACTTAAAAGTATTGGGATAAATTGGGCCGCATCTATTGTTTCATTCGGAGCTCTTTTCGGGCTTACCTCTGTACTTTTAACCAGTCTTTTTGGACAGAGCAGAATTTTTTATTCCATGTCACGAGATGGGCTTTTGCCAGAAATATTTTCACATTTACATGAAAATTTTAGATCTCCAGTTATCTGTATTATTATTGTAGGGACTGCTGCTGCCATGATTGCTGCTTTTTTCCCATTAAATACTATTATCGAACTTGTGAATATTGGAACCTTATCCGCTTTTATTTTCTTGGCATTATCGATTATTATTCTTAGAAAACAAAACCCGGACATCCCCCGAAAATTTAAATGTCCATTAGTGCCAATTATTCCCATTCTTTCCATTGTTTTCTGTTCTTTTTTAATATTTCAATTATCCCATACTACTTTAGAACGATTTATTATTAGTTTACTAATTGGAATTGCGGTTTATTTTGTTTATGGTATGAAAAATAGCAAATTAAGGCAATGTGATACTGATATTTTTAATTTTAAAGATATTAATGAAATTTTTGATTTATTAAATAGTACCATTCTAACTATTTTAAGTCAAATTGAAAAAATAATGAGGTATAAACGATTTTAACTCATCCCAAAGGTTTATACATTCTATTTTTTACTGAGATGTGGGAACGTTTCAGTTATTATGGTATGAGAGCTATTCTTTCATTATACATGCTCAAAGCACTTTTATTTAGTATAGCTTTTACTTCAACTATATACGGTTATTATACCGGGCTGGTGTACTTGACTCCATTAATTGGGGGTTATGTGGCAGATAGGTATTGGGGTAATCGTAAATCAATTATCATTGGGGCTATTTTAATGGCCTTAGGTCAATTTAGTCTGGCCACTAGTAGTTATTTTTACAATCCTTCTTTATCAAATACTGTTTCCCATAGTTATTTATTTAATAATCAGGAAATATTCTTTTTAATTGGATTATTCTTACTAATTATGGGTAATGGATTTTTCAAGCCTAATATTTCTTCCATGGTTGGTTCATTATATGAAAAAAATGATAAAAAAAGAGACTCTGCATTCACTATATTTTATATGGGTATCAATTTAGGGGCTCTTTTATCTCCTTTGGTCATTGGAGGAATAGGTGATACTGGAAATCCTGCAGACTTCATATATGGTTTTTTAGCTGCAGGAGTAGGGATGATATTGGGGTTACTAGTTTTTATATTTTCTAAAGACAAATATTTAGTATCGCCTAGTGGGAAGAAATTAGGTATCTTTTCAGATGATAGAAATCAATTCAATCAAAAGGAGATAGTTTTAGACCAGAGAGGTAATTTAAAAACAGATATTAACACGTTTATTGATAAACCACTGACCCTAATTGAAAAACAGAGAATTGGAGTTATTTTCATTCTTTCTTTTTTTGTCATATTTTTCTGGACAGCTTTTGAGCAGGCAGGAGTTTCATTAACTTTTTTTGCCCAGCAAAATGTAGATCGTATTTTAACATTTTGCCATTGGACAATTCCTGCCAGCTGGTTCCAGTCTATTAATCCTATGGCAATATTAATTTTCGCTCCTTTATTCGCCACACTATGGCCTTTACTTAATCAAAGAAAACTTGAACCATCAATACCTTCTAAAATGGCTATAGGTTTATTATTACTATCTTTAGGTTTTCTTATATTAACTATACCTGCAGGTATGATTGACCAGGGATTTACTGCAGTTAGTCCTCTGTGGTTAATAGCAATTTATGTTATGTTCACTTTTGGAGAGCTTTGTATTTCTCCTATTGGGCTATCCATGGTTTCAAAACTTTCTCCAGTTAGATTCATTTCATTTATGATGGGAGTATGGTTTTTATCAGCTGCAGCATCTAATATTATGGCGGGATTATTATCAGCACTTTATCCAGACCCCAATACACATATCACACCCCATTTATTTGGATTTGCCATAACTGGATTTCATGATTTCTTCATGATATTTGTATTGATGTCCGCTATTTCAGCATTTATCCTCATATTAATTAGAAAAAAACTGGTTAAAATGATGCATGGGATTGTATAGCTGATTAACAATTAATTTTTAATATTTGTGTGAAGTTTTTATGGTCATCAATAAGTACTCAAAATAAAAAAATTTAAATATCTAAACTTATACATTATACTTTAAAATTTAATAGGATAGGTAAATTTTTAATTTACATGTAAAAAATGAAAGGGGAGTTGAATATATATGAAAATGAAACTTTTTCCATTATTTTTAATGGTTATATTAGCATTTTCTGTGGCACAACCAATATTTGCTGCTAATCCACAGTTAGAAGATACAAAAATAGCAGGGAAAAATGGTGCGCCAATAAACGATATAACAGTTAGCCCTGGAGAAACTATAGGATTACAGGCAAGATTATATTGGTACTGGTACACTGTCGATTCGGTTAATACTAGTTGGATCCCTCAAATATGTCGTTATTTAGATTTTTACGTGTATAAATCAAATGCAAATGGGACAAATGGAGAACTAGTGTGGTCTGATACAGCAATCACCAACTTCTTCACAGCAAACGCTAATCCAGACGAATTCAAACTAAACGAAAAAGGAACATACAACCTAGTAATAAAATACGAAGGAAAACTAAAACACTGCCAAGCAAACGCCAAAATCTACGTACAATAATTATCTTCTTTCTTTTCTATTCTTATTTCTCTATTTTAGTTTATCATATCTTATTTTTTTTATATATATCTTAACTTTAGAAGGTCTTTAAGTATGTGAGATGTATACTATTTCTTTTTGAAACATAATTTTTTTGATTGTTATTGCCATTAATACATTTCAAAAGTGACACTAATTCTCCAGTTTTTGAAGTGATTAAAAAAAAGTTTTTTCATATACTGCCATATTAACATAATCAAATGACAGAAAACTTTATATAATTAAATGTTTACATTAATCTTTAGGGACAAACCAGATCATATGTTTTATCACATCAAAGGGAAAATAAGTCCCTATTTTCCCTATTAATAAATACTTATTTTCTAAAGCAAATTGGCAACAGATAAAAAATACACTACAAAAATTATAGAAACAATCCACATTAAAGGCTTAACTTCTCTCCATTTTCCATTAGCTAATTTTATTACACAATATGAAATAAATCCAAATCCTATACCTTTAGATATGCTGAATGTGAAAGTCATGGTGATGATAGTAAGAAAAGAAGGTAATGACTCCTCAAAATCGTCCCAATCAATATTATTTATCATTGAAATCATTAAAAAGCCAACAACAATTAACGCAGGCGCAATGGCTGCTGAAGGAATAAAATAAGCTAGTGGAACAAAAAACATTACCATAAAAAACAATCCCGCTACAACAACCGAAGTTAGCCCTGTTTTACCCCCTTCAATGATACCCGCTGAACTTTCAACATAAGCCGTATTGGAACTGCTACCCATAAATCCTCCAATCATTGCCCCTAACGCATCGATAGCCAATATTTTTTTTATGTCTCTTAATTTGCCTTTATTATCAACCAAACCCGCCTGAGTACCCAAAGCCATAACTGTTCCTAAACTATCAAAAAAATCAACCATCATTAAAGCAAATATAACCGGAACAAAAGATAATGATAAACAACCTTTAATATCCAACTTACCAATTGTAGAAAAATTTTGAAAAGTTGGAATTTCAATAAAATGACCATTCCAATTACAAGGAATATTGCTAGATCCCGCTGGCAATGAGGTTATGGATATGGGTATATTTGGATTTCCAAAAACATTAAAAGAAGTATGTGTAAAATCTCCAATGAAACACGCGAAAACCGCGACAAACGAAGTTAATACTATTCCATAAAAAATACTGCCTTTTACTTTTAAAGCCATTAATATTCCAATAATGGTTAAACCCAATATAGAAACAATGAATACTGGGTTAAAAACATTGCCAAACTGAATTAGATTTTCGGGACTGGGAACCATTATATTTGCAATCTTAAACCCTATAAATGAAATAAACATTCCAATACCCACCCCAATAGATATCTTCAAAGATGGCGGAATGGAATTCATAATCATCTCACGTAAGTTGGTTAAAACCAACAAAAAAACAATAAATCCTTCAATGAAAATTAAGCCCATTGCGATTTGCCAGGGTTGATGCATATTCACTATAACACCAAAAGCAACTAAACTATTTATTCCAAGCCCAGCAGCCATACCAAATGGTTTTTTGGCCACCATTCCCATTAAAAATGTAGAAACTGCAGCAGCCATACATGTTGCTAAAAAGATAGATTTATAATCCATACCTGCTGCGGAAAGAATGATAGGGTTTACAACGATTATATATGCCATAGCCATAAAAGTTGTTATGCCTGCTCTTAATTCTGTTTTAATAGAGGAACCATGATTGTTGATTGAAAAACATTTATTTAAAAAATTTTTGATTGAATATTTCTCTGAAATTTCGTCTTTTCGCTGTTTGTACAAATATATCACCGTTAAGAATAATAGTAATATTTAAATACTTAAACTTTTACATT
The nucleotide sequence above comes from Methanobacterium alcaliphilum. Encoded proteins:
- a CDS encoding amino acid permease, producing the protein MRALFKKKDIKECLHCENTEQKLKRSLGPFHLIIMGIGAIIGAGIFIVTGIASATSGPSLIISFIIAALACGLTALCYAEMASIISVTGGIYTYTQVTIGEIGAWIIGWVGILQYVIAGSSVAIGWSSYVVGFLASMGIVIPTMLTSSPLSGNGIINLPAFLIIIALSAVLIKGTQESARLNAFFVFIKLAVILLFIVVGFNFINPANYHPFAPHGIPGIFQGAAMVFFAYIGFDTVASAAEETKNPQRALPIGIIGSLAICSLIYIVVAGVMNGMVNFSMFAHSEAPVMMALQSVGANWVTTIVTVGAIAGLTTVILVNLFVVPRLIFAMSRDELLPNRLTKVHSKFKSPAISIIIIGIISAFVSGFFPLGDIFELVNIAALSAFIFLAISVLYLRKSHPDLPRKFRCPLVPAIPIASIIACVALISQLTILTIELFAIWLILGLVVYFVYRNYKHSKKQGESEAEFDELDDAVVISAVIPENDSAK
- a CDS encoding amino acid permease, whose product is MKRIFSKKPINDLYINKDHNNSLKRTIGPVNLIIMGLGCIIGAGIFIVTGVASAQSSGPALVLSFILSATACIFTALCYAEFASMIPVSGSVYTYTYVAMGEIWAWMIGWVLMYEYLISASAVAVGWSSYVVGLLSSTGIILPQIISAPPGTGLINLPALFIILLLTGILILGVKESTRFNAIVVLINVSIILLFIFVGLGHINPANYHPFMPFGFSGVLQGAAMVFFAYIGFDAVSTAAEETKNPQRTMPIGIIGSLIISSILYIAVAAVLNGIVPYNLLDTPAPVTFALKSIGINWAASIVSFGALFGLTSVLLTSLFGQSRIFYSMSRDGLLPEIFSHLHENFRSPVICIIIVGTAAAMIAAFFPLNTIIELVNIGTLSAFIFLALSIIILRKQNPDIPRKFKCPLVPIIPILSIVFCSFLIFQLSHTTLERFIISLLIGIAVYFVYGMKNSKLRQCDTDIFNFKDINEIFDLLNSTILTILSQIEKIMRYKRF
- a CDS encoding peptide MFS transporter — protein: MWERFSYYGMRAILSLYMLKALLFSIAFTSTIYGYYTGLVYLTPLIGGYVADRYWGNRKSIIIGAILMALGQFSLATSSYFYNPSLSNTVSHSYLFNNQEIFFLIGLFLLIMGNGFFKPNISSMVGSLYEKNDKKRDSAFTIFYMGINLGALLSPLVIGGIGDTGNPADFIYGFLAAGVGMILGLLVFIFSKDKYLVSPSGKKLGIFSDDRNQFNQKEIVLDQRGNLKTDINTFIDKPLTLIEKQRIGVIFILSFFVIFFWTAFEQAGVSLTFFAQQNVDRILTFCHWTIPASWFQSINPMAILIFAPLFATLWPLLNQRKLEPSIPSKMAIGLLLLSLGFLILTIPAGMIDQGFTAVSPLWLIAIYVMFTFGELCISPIGLSMVSKLSPVRFISFMMGVWFLSAAASNIMAGLLSALYPDPNTHITPHLFGFAITGFHDFFMIFVLMSAISAFILILIRKKLVKMMHGIV
- a CDS encoding NCS2 family permease — its product is MYKQRKDEISEKYSIKNFLNKCFSINNHGSSIKTELRAGITTFMAMAYIIVVNPIILSAAGMDYKSIFLATCMAAAVSTFLMGMVAKKPFGMAAGLGINSLVAFGVIVNMHQPWQIAMGLIFIEGFIVFLLVLTNLREMIMNSIPPSLKISIGVGIGMFISFIGFKIANIMVPSPENLIQFGNVFNPVFIVSILGLTIIGILMALKVKGSIFYGIVLTSFVAVFACFIGDFTHTSFNVFGNPNIPISITSLPAGSSNIPCNWNGHFIEIPTFQNFSTIGKLDIKGCLSLSFVPVIFALMMVDFFDSLGTVMALGTQAGLVDNKGKLRDIKKILAIDALGAMIGGFMGSSSNTAYVESSAGIIEGGKTGLTSVVVAGLFFMVMFFVPLAYFIPSAAIAPALIVVGFLMISMINNIDWDDFEESLPSFLTIITMTFTFSISKGIGFGFISYCVIKLANGKWREVKPLMWIVSIIFVVYFLSVANLL